A genomic segment from Chrysemys picta bellii isolate R12L10 chromosome 11, ASM1138683v2, whole genome shotgun sequence encodes:
- the CHRNA1 gene encoding acetylcholine receptor subunit alpha, producing MKFLYTHLLFFCSAGLILCSEHETRLVEDLFKNYNRVVRPVEDHREAVVVTVGLQLIQLINVDEVNQIVTTNVRLKQQWTDVNLKWNPEEYGGLKKIRIPSEIIWRPDLVLYNNADGEFAIDQFTKVLLEHTGKITWTPPAIFKSYCEIIVTHFPFDQQNCSMKLGTWTYDGTVVVINPESDRPDMSNFMESGEWVMKDYRSWKHFVYYACCPDTPYLDITYHFLMQRLPLYFIVNVIIPCLLFSFLTGLVFYLPTDSGEKMTLSISVLLSLTVFLLVIVELIPSTSSAVPLIGKYMLFTMVFVIASIIITVIVINTHHRSPSTHIMPQWVRKIFIDTIPNVMFFSTMKRPSRDKQEKRIFTEDIDISEISGKPCPAAVNFHSPLTKNPDVKSAIEGIKYIAETMKSDQESSNAAEEWKFVAMVIDHLLLGIFMLVCIIGTLAVFAGRLIELNQEG from the exons ATGAAGTTCCTCTACACACACCTCCTCTTCTTTTGCTCAG CTGGTCTGATCCTGTGCTCTGAACATGAAACTCGTCTAGTTGAAGATTTATTCAAGAACTACAACAGAGTAGTGCGCCCGGTGGAAGATCATCGTGAGGCTGTTGTAGTCACAGTTGGGCTGCAGCTTATTCAGCTTATTAATGTG GATGAAGTAAATCAGATTGTAACAACCAATGTACGCCTGAAACAG CAATGGACAGATGTCAACCTAAAATGGAATCCAGAAGAATATGGTGGGTTGAAAAAAATTCGTATCCCATCTGAGATAATCTGGCGCCCTGATCTTGTTCTTTATAACAA TGCAGATGGTGAATTTGCTATTGATCAATTCACCAAAGTTCTTTTAGAACATACAGGCAAGATCACATGGACACCAccagcaatttttaaaagttactgtGAAATTATAGTCACACACTTTCCATTTGACCAGCAGAACTGCAGTATGAAGTTGGGCACTTGGACGTATGATGGTACAGTGGTTGTTATAAATCCG GAGAGTGATCGCCCAGATATGAGCAACTTTATGGAGAGCGGCGAATGGGTGATGAAAGATTACCGGAGTTGGAAGCACTTTGTTTACTATGCCTGTTGCCCTGACACCCCATATCTGGATATTACCTACCACTTCCTCATGCAGCGCTTGCCTCTCTACTTCATTGTCAATGTCATCATTCCCTGTCTGCTCTTCTCGTTTTTAACTGGGTTAGTGTTTTATCTGCCCACCGATTCAG GTGAGAAGATGACTTTGAGCATTTCTGTTTTGCTGTCTTTGACTGTGTTCCTTCTGGTCATTGTGGAGCTGATTCCTTCTACTTCAAGTGCAGTGCCCTTAATAGGCAAATACATGTTATTTACCATGGTGTTTGTCATAGCATCAATCATCATTACCGTCATTGTAATCAACACCCACCATCGCTCCCCAAGTACCCATATTATGCCACAGTGGGTGAGGAAG ATCTTTATTGACACAATCCCAAATGTTATGTTTTTTTCAACAATGAAACGACCATCCAGGGATAAACAAGAAAAAAGGATTTTTACAGAAGACATTGATATTTCGGAAATCTCTGGAAAACCATGTCCTGCTGCCGTCAACTTCCACTCCCCACTTACCAAAAACCCAGatgtgaaaagtgctatagaggGAATCAAATACATTGCTGAAACGATGAAATCAGACCAAGAATCCAGTAAT GCTGCAGAAGAATGGAAGTTTGTTGCAATGGTAATTGATCACCTTCTCCTTGGTATCTTCATGTTGGTTTGCATTATTGGAACATTGGCCGTGTTTGCTGGTCGTCTTATTGAATTAAATCAAGAAGGATGA